Proteins co-encoded in one Amblyraja radiata isolate CabotCenter1 chromosome 24, sAmbRad1.1.pri, whole genome shotgun sequence genomic window:
- the gpr61 gene encoding G-protein coupled receptor 61 produces the protein MAAPVSVEWEWNTSTPERQQRISPTSMFYNNSLASTDRDLVSQSIGLFLMLLVDLVGIVGNVAVMLVIIKTPLFKKFVFVFHLCLVDLTAVLILMPLGMVSSSALFDDIEFSDTLCQIYLFLSMLFISASILSILAINVERYYYIVHPMRYEVRMTLKLVMSVIICVWIKAILMSIISILGWNSQGRVNNQCSLQWDGEMYRKVFISFFGLFYFLFPVLIILIVYCNMFKVARVAAMQHRPLPTWMDTPRQRSESLSSRSTMVTSSGAPRGSPQRTFGGGKAAGILILVGGQFVFCWLPFFAFHLHSAMTPNSIRPNLWETIVTWVGYTSFSINPFFYGCLNRQIRGELSKRLTCFFKQTMEEDLRIPSREGSIEENFMQFLQRTGCNTETRSSYDASSPKLDQSVLGFRIPGQIAEETSEFLEQHIATDFTMSNSCIRMSRSPKHDANICE, from the coding sequence ATGGCTGCTCCAGTTTCTGTGGAATGGGAATGGAATACTTCCACTCCAGAACGACAGCAAAGAATTTCTCCTACGTCGATGTTCTACAATAATAGTCTGGCGTCTACAGACAGGGATCTTGTTTCACAATCTATTGGTCTCTTCTTGATGCTACTTGTTGACTTAGTTGGGATCGTTGGAAATGTTGCCGTGATGCTTGTAATTATCAAGACTCCATTATTCAAAAAATTTGTCTTTGTTTTCCATCTATGTTTAGTGGACCTGACAGCTGTCTTAATCCTAATGCCCTTAGGGATGGTATCCAGCTCTGCTCTGTTTGATGACATAGAGTTCAGTGACACCTTGTGTCAGATATATCTATTCCTAAGCATGTTATTCATTAGTGCATCTATATTATCTATCCTGGCCATTAATGTCGAACGATACTACTATATAGTACATCCGATGAGATATGAAGTAAGAATGACACTAAAGCTGGTGATGTCTGTCATTATATGCGTGTGGATCAAAGCCATCTTAATGTCAATAATTTCAATTTTGGGCTGGAATTCCCAAGGCCGCGTGAACAATCAGTGTTCCTTGCAATGGGATGGAGAGATGTACAGAAAGGTCTTCATATCTTTCTTTGGCCTGTTTTATTTTTTGTTCCCGGTCTTAATTATTCTGATAGTCTACTGCAACATGTTCAAGGTGGCcagggtggcagcaatgcaacacagACCATTGCCCACATGGATGGATACACCACGGCAGAGGTCAGAGTCACTCAGCAGTAGGTCCACCATGGTCACCAGCTCTGGAGCACCAAGAGGATCTCCACAAAGGACATTTGGAGGGGGAAAGGCAGCTGGCATCCTCATCTTGGTTGGGggccagtttgtgttttgctggcTGCCATTTTTTGCTTTCCACTTGCATTCTGCTATGACCCCAAATTCAATCAGGCCGAACCTCTGGGAGACAATTGTTACTTGGGTCGGATATACCTCCTTTAGTATTAATCCCTTCTTTTACGGATGCCTCAATCGACAGATCCGAGGGGAACTAAGCAAACGCCTCACCTGTTTCTTTAAACAGACAATGGAAGAGGATCTCCGGATACCCAGCCGAGAAGGGTCTATTGAGGAGAATTTCATGCAATTTCTGCAGAGGACAGGTTGCAACACAGAAACTAGGTCCAGCTACGATGCTTCCAGTCCAAAGTTAGACCAGTCAGTCCTGGGTTTCAGGATACCTGGTCAGATTGCGGAAGAAACATCAGAATTCCTTGAACAGCACATAGCCACTGACTTTACGATGTCCAATAGTTGTATTAGAATGAGCAGGTCACCGAAACACGATGCTAATATATGCGAGTAA